The Helianthus annuus cultivar XRQ/B chromosome 16, HanXRQr2.0-SUNRISE, whole genome shotgun sequence genome includes a window with the following:
- the LOC110919167 gene encoding uncharacterized protein LOC110919167, with product MSSITREIQPMIESNPDMPIHAIQSQLLRKHQLEISLHKVFRAKRIATTKIYGDYQEQYGLLRSYCYELLKANPGSTIKIDVEPCGNSASPTRQFRRVYFCFASMMRRFKMIGRPLLGVDGCFMKGPFPGQILSAVGIDGNNSIYPVCYALVEAETTQTWKWFLQLLRDDLGCMADSCFTFISDRQKGLIPAMLAVFPNSEHIFCLRHIHENMKSKWRGDLYKNLLWKWDLTGMPCKHAIAAIWDMSRNSIDAGIPEEWVDEVYWLSSWK from the exons ATGAGTTCGATTACCAGAGAGATCCAACCTATGATTGAAAGCAATCCAGACATGCCAATTCATGCAATCCAAAGTCAACTACTTCGGAAGCATCAACTAGAAATATCACTACATAAGGTCTTCAGAGCCAAGAGGATAGCAACTACGAAGATTTATGGTGATTACCAAGAACAGTATGGTCTGCTAAGGTCATACTGTTATGAACTTCTAAAAGCCAACCCAGGTAGTACAATTAAAATTGATGTGGAGCCATGTGGGAACTCAGCTAGTCCTACAAGGCAGTTTCGAAGGGTTTATTTTTGTTTTGCCTCTATGATGAGAAGATTTAAGATGATTGGAAGACCATTGTTGGGCGTGGATGGTTGTTTCATGAAAGGTCCATTTCCTGGACAGATCTTGAGTGCTGTTGGTATTGATGGGAACAATAGCATATATCCAGTTTGTTATGCCCTTGTTGAGGCAGAAACAACACAAACCTGGAAATGGTTTTTGCAATTGTTGAGAGATGACCTAGGATGTATGGCTGACTCTTGTTTCACCTTCATCAGTGACAGACAAAAG GGTCTGATTCCTGCTATGCTAGCTGTTTTTCCTAATAGTGAGCACATATTTTGTTTGAGGCACATCCATGAGAACATGAAATCCAAGTGGCGTGGAGATCTTTACAAGAATTTGCTTTG GAAGTGGGATTTGACAGGGATGCCTTGCAAACATGCAATTGCAGCCATATGGGATATGTCAAGGAATAGCATTGATGCTGGCATACCAGAAGAGTGGGTGGATGAAGTGTATTGGTTGTCAAGCTGGAAGTAA